The genomic DNA CCCTCTCCTCCGGTGATTTCTCTGCCCTTGCCGCGCAATACGGCCGCGTCGGTGGCATGGACCGCGTCGCCACCGTCATCAATGCCATCCGCGCCGACCGCCCCGATGCCCTCCTGCTCGATGGTGGCGACACATGGCACGGCTCCTACACCTGCCTGAAGACGCAAGGGCAGGACATGGTCAACGTGATGAACGCCTTGCGCCCCGACGCCATGACCTTCCACTGGGAGTTCACGCTGGGCTCCGACCGCGTGAACGAGATCGTCGAGGGCCTCCCCTTCGCCGCCCTCGGCCAAAACATCTTCGACGCCGAATGGGACGAACCCGCCGAGCTTTTCGCCCCCTACAAGATGTTCGAGCGCGGCGGCACCAAGATCGCCGTCATCGGCCAGGCCTTCCCCTACATGCCCATCGCCAACCCCGGCTGGATGTTTCCCGAGTATTCCTTCGGCATCCGTGACGAGCATATGGCCGCAGTGGTGGAGGAGGCCCGCGCCGCCGGGGCCGAGGTGGTCGTCGTGCTCTCCCACAACGGCTTTGACGTCGACAAGAAGATGGCCTCCGTCGTGCCAGGGATCGACGTGATCCTCTCCGGCCACACCCACGATGCGCTCCCCGAGCCGGTGGTGGTGGGCGACACCATCGTGGTGGCCTCCGGCTCCCACGGCAAGTTCGTCTCCCGGGTGGATCTCGACGTGCGCGATGGCCGGATGATGGGCTACCGCCACAAGCTCATCCCCATCTTCTCCGACGTCATCGCCGCCGACCCGGAGATGACCGCCCTCATCGACGAACAACGCGCGCCCTACGAGGCCGAGATGGCCGAAGTGATCGGTCAGAACGACACCACCCTCTACCGCCGCGGCAACTTCAATGGCACATGGGACGACCTGATCTGCGACGCCCTCCTCTCCGAGCGCGACGCCCAGATCGCCATGTCCCCCGGCGTCCGCTGGGGCGCCTCGATGATCCCGGGGCAGGACATCACCCGCGAGGACATCTTCAACGTCACTTCCATGACCTATCCCAACGCCTACCGCACTGAAATGACGGGCGAGTTCATCAAGGTCATCCTCGAAGACGTGGCCGACAACATCTTCAACCCCGACCCCTACTACCAGCAGGGCGGCGACATGGTCCGCATCGGCGGCATGGGCTACCAGATCGACATCAACAAGCCCCAGGGCGAGCGCATCTCGGGCATGACCCTGCTCTCCTCCGGCGAAGCCATCGACCCTGCCAAGAGCTACACCGTCGCCGGCTGGGCTTCGGTGAACGAAGGCACTGAAGGCCCGCCCATCTGGGATGTGGTCGAAAGCCATATCAAGAAACTCGGCACGGTCACCGCAGGTGACCATGACAACGTGAAAGTGGTGGTCGACTGACCACCACCCACACCCCCCCCCGTGAATGAGGAGCACACCCCCATGAGCGACGATCTCAAACTCTCCCGCCGCGCCGTTCTGGCCGGCACCGCGGCCGCAGCCGCTGGCACGCTGGCCACGCAGGCCCGCGCCGAAGGTGATCCGCTGATCACCGAGGTGCAGGAATGGGCCAGCGGGCTGGGCGAAGGCGTCGATGCCACCCCCTACGGCATGCCTATCGAGTATGAAGCCGACGTGGTGCGCCGCAACGTGCCCTGGCTCACCGCCGATCCGATCTCCTCCATCAACTTCACCCCGATTCACGCGCTCGACGGCACCATCACGCCACAAGGCTGCGCCTTCGAGCGCCATCACTCCGGTGCCATCGAGCTGAAGAAGGAAGATTACCGGCTGATGATCAACGGCCTCGTGGGCCAGCCGCTCGTCTTCACCTACGCCGATCTGGAGCGCTTCCCGCGCGAAAACCATGTGTATTTCTGCGAATGTGCCGCCAATACCGGCATGGAATGGGCCGGGGCCCAGCTCAATGGCGCCCAGTTCACCCACGGCATGATCCACAACATGGAATATACCGGCATCCCCCTGCGCACGCTTCTGGCCGAGGCGGGCTATGATGGCACCACCGAGGGCCGCTGGGTTTATGTCGAAGGAGCTGACGCCTCCTCCAACGGGCGCTCGATCCCGATGGAAAAGGCGCTTGATGACGTGCTCGTTGCCTTCAAGGCCAACGGCGAGGCTTTGCGTAAAGAGCACGGGTACCCAGTGCGCCTCGTCGTTCCCGGCTGGGAGGGCAACATGTGGATCAAGTGGCTGCGTCGCATCGAGGTCACAGATGCCGCCGTCGAAAGCCGCGAAGAAACCTCCAAATACACCGACACGCTGGCCGATGGCACCGCGCGCAAGTGGACATGGGTGATGGATGCCAAATCCGTCGTCACCTCGCCCTCGCCGCAAGCCCCCATCACTCACGGCCCCGGCCCGCTGGTCATCACCGGCATGGCCTGGTCGGGCCACGGGCGCATCACCCGCGTGGATGTGTCCAAGGACGGCGGCAAAACCTGGGAGACGGCCCGCTTGGGGCGCACCCAGGGCGACACCAAGGCGCTCACCCGCTTCTACCTCGATACCGAGTGGGATGGCTCCGAGATGCTGCTGCAAAGCCGCGCGATGGACGAAACCGGCTACGTCCAGCCCACCAAGACCCAGCTGCGCGAGGTGCGCGGGCTGAACTCGGTCTACCACAACAACTGCATCCAGACCTGGCATGTAAACACCGACGGGAGCGCTGAAAATGTCGAAGTTTCTTAATATCTTCGCCCCCACGATGGGGGGCACCGCCGTTCTCCTCGGCTCCGCCTATATCCTCGCCGATCAGTTCGTCGCCGACATCCCCGCCCCCCTGCGCGGCCAAAGCGTGCCCGCCGCATCAGCCCAAAGCGCGCCCGAACCCAAGGCCGAAGAGACGGCGCAAGCCGCCGATGAGGCCGCCCCCGCCGAGGCGGCAGCCGAGGGCGTTCCGGTAACACAGGCCAAATTCGGCCTCGGTCGCCCCGCCACCGAAGATGAAATCGCCGCTTGGGATGTAAAGGTCATGCCCGATGGCCGCGGCCTTCCGCCCGGCTCCGGCTCCGTCGAAGACGGCGAGGTGCTGTTTTCCGAAAACTGCGCCGTCTGCCACGGCGAATTTGCCGAAGGCTCCGGCAACTGGCCCAAACTCGCGGGCGGCGACGGCACCCTCGCCGATGAAGACCCGCTCAAGACCGTCGGCTCCTACTGGCCCTACCTCTCGACCACATGGGATTACGTCCATCGCTCCATGCCCTTCGGCGCGGCACAAACCCTCTCGGCGGATGATACCTACGCCATCACCGCCTACATCCTCTATTCCAACTTCCTCGTCGAAGACGACTTCGTGCTCACCCGCGAAAACTTTCTCGACGTCGAAATGCCTAACGCCAACGGCTTCATCGTCGATGACCGGGCAGAAACCGAATACCCGAACTGGCGCACCGAGCCCTGCATGGAAAACTGTAAGGACAGCGTCGAAATCACCATGCGCGCCACTGTGCTCGATGTGACCCCGGAAGAGGAAGGCGCATCCGAGGCCGCTCCGGCTGAGGAGGCCGCCTCCGAGATGGTGGTCGAAAACCCCGTGGAGGAAACCGCCGACGCCGGGGCCGAAGCCGTGGTTGAGGAGGCTGCTTCCGAAGAAACCCCCGTCGAAGAAACCATGGCCGCCGCTCCCGCCGACCCGGAGCTGATCGCCGCAGGCGAAAAGGTCTTCCGCAAGTGCAAGGCCTGCCACCAAGTGGGCGAGGGTGCCGAAAACAAGACCGGCCCCCAGCTCAACGGCATCATGGGCCGCACGGCAGGCACCGTTGAGGGCTTCCGATATTCCAAGGCGATGGCCGAGGCAGGCGAGGCCGGCCTCACATGGAACAGCGAAACCCTCGCCGGATTTCTGACCAAGCCCAAAGCCTTCCTGAAGGGCACCAAAATGTCCTTCAACGGCCTGCGCAAGGAAAGTGATATCGAGGCGGTCGAAGCCTATCTGGGGTCGTTCGCTGAATGATCCGTCCCCGCGCCGCCCTTCTCATCGCCGCGCTCGGCCTCGCGCCGGGCGCGGCGCTCGCGTCCGAGGTCGGGGATGCGGAGCGCGGCGAGGCGGCTTTCTCCAAATGCAAAGGCTGCCACCAGCTTGGCCCCGAGGCCACCAATCGCATCGGTCCCCACCTCAACACCCTCTTCGGCCGCCGCGCCGCCTCGCTTGAGGGCTTCCGCTACTCCAACGCCTTCAAGCGGGCCGGGGCCAAGGGCCTTGAGTGGCACGCCGATACGCTCGATGCCTTTCTCGAAAACCCCAAGCAACTCGTCCCCGGCACCCGTATGAGCTATCGCGGCGAGGCGGATCCGCAGGTGCGCGCCGACCTCATCGCCTACCTGCGCCGCTTCTCCGACTCTCCCGCCAATATTCCCGAGGCCGATCCAACGGCCCAAGCCACCGACCACGACCTTGATCCGGCGATCCTCGCTCTGACGGGCGATCCGGAGTATGGTGAATATCTGGCGTCGGAGTGCACCACCTGCCACCAGACCTCCGGCGGTGACGAGGGCATCCCCTCCATCACCCTCTGGCCGGAGGAAGATTTCGTCATCGCCATGCACGCCTACAAGCAAAAGACGCGCACGCACCCGGTGATGAACATGGTCGCCGGACGCCTCGGCGACGAAGAGATCGCGGCGCTGGCCGCCTATTTTGCGACCCTGGAGGAGTAAAGGGGCCGCATAGAACAGGGAGGAGTACACATGAAACTCAACAGAAGGACGTTCCTCGGCACCGCTGCCGCAGGCACCGCCGCGCTCTCGGCCCCCATGGTCAAAGCCGCCGCCCACGGCATGCCCCGCGTGGTGGTGATCGGCGGCGGGGCAGGGGGCGCCACCGCAGCCCGCTACATCGCCAAGGACAGCGAAGGCGCGATAGATGTCACCCTCATCGAGCCCACCCGCACCTATTACACCTGCTTCTTCTCCAACCTCTACATCGGCGGCTTCCGAGACCTGCAAAGCATCGCCCACAGCTACGGCACGCTCGCGTCCGACTATGGCATCAACGTCGTGCACGACTGGGCCATCGGCGTGGACCGTGACGCCAAAACCGTCGCCCTCGCAGGCGGCGGCTCGGTGCCTTACGACAAGCTGGTGATCTCGCCGGGCATCGACTTCGTGCCCGGCTCCGTCCCCGGCTGGTCGGTCCTGAGCCAAAACAAGATGCCCCACGCCTACAAGGCCGGCAGCCAGTCCGAGCTGCTGAAGGCCCAGATCGAGGCCATGCCGGAAGGCGGCACCTATTGCATGGTCGCCCCGCCCAACCCCTACCGTTGCCCGCCCGGCCCCTACGAGCGTATCTCGATGGTGGCGCATGTGCTGAAGGAGCGGAACCCCACCGCCAAGATCCTCATCGTCGACCCCAAGGAGAAGTTCTCCAAACAGGCGCTCTTCGAGGAGGGCTGGCAAAAGCACTACACCGGCATGATCGAGCGCATCGGCCCCGACTTCGGCGGTGACAAGGTCGAGGTAAACCCCGGTGAGATGACCCTCACAATCGAC from Oceanicola sp. D3 includes the following:
- a CDS encoding c-type cytochrome, giving the protein MSKFLNIFAPTMGGTAVLLGSAYILADQFVADIPAPLRGQSVPAASAQSAPEPKAEETAQAADEAAPAEAAAEGVPVTQAKFGLGRPATEDEIAAWDVKVMPDGRGLPPGSGSVEDGEVLFSENCAVCHGEFAEGSGNWPKLAGGDGTLADEDPLKTVGSYWPYLSTTWDYVHRSMPFGAAQTLSADDTYAITAYILYSNFLVEDDFVLTRENFLDVEMPNANGFIVDDRAETEYPNWRTEPCMENCKDSVEITMRATVLDVTPEEEGASEAAPAEEAASEMVVENPVEETADAGAEAVVEEAASEETPVEETMAAAPADPELIAAGEKVFRKCKACHQVGEGAENKTGPQLNGIMGRTAGTVEGFRYSKAMAEAGEAGLTWNSETLAGFLTKPKAFLKGTKMSFNGLRKESDIEAVEAYLGSFAE
- the soxB gene encoding thiosulfohydrolase SoxB, whose product is MISRRDFLQVGMAASALLGTSGFGNWARLSAQQALTQDQLLEFDTFGNVSLIHVTDIHAQLKPVYFREPSVNLGVGANKGAVPHVTGADFRRLYGIEDGTPSHYALSSGDFSALAAQYGRVGGMDRVATVINAIRADRPDALLLDGGDTWHGSYTCLKTQGQDMVNVMNALRPDAMTFHWEFTLGSDRVNEIVEGLPFAALGQNIFDAEWDEPAELFAPYKMFERGGTKIAVIGQAFPYMPIANPGWMFPEYSFGIRDEHMAAVVEEARAAGAEVVVVLSHNGFDVDKKMASVVPGIDVILSGHTHDALPEPVVVGDTIVVASGSHGKFVSRVDLDVRDGRMMGYRHKLIPIFSDVIAADPEMTALIDEQRAPYEAEMAEVIGQNDTTLYRRGNFNGTWDDLICDALLSERDAQIAMSPGVRWGASMIPGQDITREDIFNVTSMTYPNAYRTEMTGEFIKVILEDVADNIFNPDPYYQQGGDMVRIGGMGYQIDINKPQGERISGMTLLSSGEAIDPAKSYTVAGWASVNEGTEGPPIWDVVESHIKKLGTVTAGDHDNVKVVVD
- a CDS encoding NAD(P)/FAD-dependent oxidoreductase — encoded protein: MKLNRRTFLGTAAAGTAALSAPMVKAAAHGMPRVVVIGGGAGGATAARYIAKDSEGAIDVTLIEPTRTYYTCFFSNLYIGGFRDLQSIAHSYGTLASDYGINVVHDWAIGVDRDAKTVALAGGGSVPYDKLVISPGIDFVPGSVPGWSVLSQNKMPHAYKAGSQSELLKAQIEAMPEGGTYCMVAPPNPYRCPPGPYERISMVAHVLKERNPTAKILIVDPKEKFSKQALFEEGWQKHYTGMIERIGPDFGGDKVEVNPGEMTLTIDGSVENVDVCNVIPAQRAGHIADAAGLTEGNWAPVNPTDMSSKMDADIHVLGDASAQGDMPKSGFSANSQAKVAANAIRGALTDSRVFPAKFSNTCWSLIATEDGVKVGASYEPTEEKIASTDSFISQTGEDAALRKATYEESIGWYAGITTDMFG
- the soxC gene encoding sulfite dehydrogenase; amino-acid sequence: MSDDLKLSRRAVLAGTAAAAAGTLATQARAEGDPLITEVQEWASGLGEGVDATPYGMPIEYEADVVRRNVPWLTADPISSINFTPIHALDGTITPQGCAFERHHSGAIELKKEDYRLMINGLVGQPLVFTYADLERFPRENHVYFCECAANTGMEWAGAQLNGAQFTHGMIHNMEYTGIPLRTLLAEAGYDGTTEGRWVYVEGADASSNGRSIPMEKALDDVLVAFKANGEALRKEHGYPVRLVVPGWEGNMWIKWLRRIEVTDAAVESREETSKYTDTLADGTARKWTWVMDAKSVVTSPSPQAPITHGPGPLVITGMAWSGHGRITRVDVSKDGGKTWETARLGRTQGDTKALTRFYLDTEWDGSEMLLQSRAMDETGYVQPTKTQLREVRGLNSVYHNNCIQTWHVNTDGSAENVEVS
- a CDS encoding c-type cytochrome: MIRPRAALLIAALGLAPGAALASEVGDAERGEAAFSKCKGCHQLGPEATNRIGPHLNTLFGRRAASLEGFRYSNAFKRAGAKGLEWHADTLDAFLENPKQLVPGTRMSYRGEADPQVRADLIAYLRRFSDSPANIPEADPTAQATDHDLDPAILALTGDPEYGEYLASECTTCHQTSGGDEGIPSITLWPEEDFVIAMHAYKQKTRTHPVMNMVAGRLGDEEIAALAAYFATLEE